In the genome of Hymenobacter cellulosivorans, one region contains:
- a CDS encoding glycoside hydrolase family 43 protein encodes MPLPLKTLVVTAVLAVTCLLTAPTAHTQQVPQGQALVFAYFKGNSKDGLHLAYSRDGYHWKALKNDSSFLKPAVAHDRLMRDPCILRGPDGRFHMVWTVSWNDKGIGYASSPDLVHWSEQQFVPVMQPEAGARNCWAPEINYDPQTRQYVIYWASTITGRFPETQAQGESSYNHRIYYTTTQDFKTYAPARLLYEPGFNVIDASIQPYKKGYVMFLKDETVEPKPQKNLRLAYAKLLTGPYEQLSAPITGDYWAEGPTAVRLGQDWLVYFDKYRLHRYGAVRSRDLKTWTDVSDQIQLPAGLRHGTILPISEKELQVLLKVN; translated from the coding sequence ATGCCGCTCCCACTCAAAACGTTGGTTGTTACAGCTGTTCTAGCCGTTACTTGCCTCCTGACCGCTCCGACGGCCCACACCCAGCAAGTACCCCAAGGCCAGGCGCTGGTATTTGCCTACTTCAAAGGCAACAGCAAGGATGGTCTGCACCTGGCCTACAGCCGCGACGGCTACCACTGGAAGGCCCTGAAAAACGACAGCTCCTTCCTCAAGCCCGCCGTGGCCCACGACCGCCTCATGCGCGACCCCTGCATTCTGCGCGGCCCCGACGGCCGGTTTCACATGGTCTGGACCGTGAGCTGGAACGACAAAGGCATCGGCTACGCCTCCTCGCCGGATTTGGTACACTGGTCGGAGCAGCAGTTTGTGCCCGTGATGCAGCCCGAGGCCGGGGCGCGCAACTGCTGGGCCCCGGAAATCAACTACGACCCCCAAACCAGGCAGTACGTCATCTATTGGGCTAGCACCATCACCGGACGCTTTCCCGAAACCCAGGCCCAGGGCGAGAGCAGCTACAACCACCGCATCTACTATACCACCACTCAGGATTTCAAAACCTACGCCCCGGCCCGCCTGCTCTACGAGCCTGGCTTCAACGTCATTGATGCCAGCATCCAGCCCTATAAGAAGGGTTACGTGATGTTCCTCAAAGACGAAACCGTGGAGCCCAAACCGCAGAAAAACCTGCGCCTGGCTTACGCCAAGCTCCTGACCGGGCCCTACGAGCAGCTTTCTGCCCCCATCACCGGCGACTACTGGGCCGAAGGCCCCACGGCCGTGCGCCTGGGCCAGGACTGGCTGGTGTACTTCGATAAGTACCGCCTGCACCGCTACGGGGCCGTCCGCTCCCGGGACCTGAAAACCTGGACCGACGTCTCGGACCAGATCCAGCTGCCGGCCGGCCTGCGCCACGGCACCATCCTGCCCATTTCGGAAAAGGAATTGCAGGTGCTGCTGAAGGTGAATTAG
- a CDS encoding glycosyl hydrolase: MKYLLFLFLLLPSVYTPAQTQPAGKLAPKPLFRDPVYDGAADPVVIWNKQEQKWWMFYTNRRATDTTARGVTWVHGTRIGIAESGDGGATWRYRDTANIGYRPTPLYTHWAPDVVESKGVYHMFLTYVPGVFTDWNHPRSILHLTSPDLLNWKYESALALATDKVIDASVLQLPDGTWRLWYNNERDGKSIYYADSPDLTHWQDHGKALAERGEGPKVFRWHNQYWMLLDKWQGLAVYRSPDLKTWTAQPERLLEKPGQGPEDQAIGGHCDVVVRGGRAYLFYFTHPGRTQGTPSAASSIAAKRSLIQVVELHYADGKLTCNRDEPTFVDLDAGSKRNRKK; encoded by the coding sequence ATGAAATATCTCCTGTTTTTATTCCTGCTACTGCCCTCTGTTTACACCCCAGCCCAAACCCAGCCGGCCGGCAAGCTCGCGCCCAAGCCCCTGTTCCGGGACCCGGTGTACGACGGGGCCGCCGACCCGGTCGTTATCTGGAACAAGCAGGAGCAGAAATGGTGGATGTTTTACACCAACCGCCGCGCCACCGATACTACCGCCCGGGGCGTCACCTGGGTGCACGGCACCCGCATCGGCATTGCCGAATCCGGGGACGGTGGGGCCACCTGGCGCTACCGCGATACGGCCAATATTGGCTACCGTCCCACCCCGCTCTACACCCACTGGGCCCCGGACGTGGTGGAAAGCAAGGGCGTGTACCACATGTTTCTGACCTACGTGCCGGGCGTGTTTACCGACTGGAACCACCCCCGCAGCATCCTGCACCTGACCAGCCCGGACTTGCTAAACTGGAAGTATGAGTCGGCACTGGCCCTGGCTACGGATAAGGTTATCGACGCCAGCGTGCTGCAATTGCCCGACGGTACCTGGCGCCTGTGGTACAACAACGAGCGGGACGGCAAGAGCATCTACTACGCCGACAGCCCCGACCTCACCCACTGGCAGGACCACGGCAAAGCCCTGGCCGAGCGCGGCGAAGGCCCGAAAGTGTTCCGCTGGCACAACCAGTACTGGATGCTACTCGACAAGTGGCAGGGCCTGGCCGTGTACCGCTCCCCCGACCTCAAGACCTGGACGGCCCAGCCCGAGCGGCTGCTGGAAAAGCCCGGCCAGGGCCCCGAGGACCAGGCCATCGGCGGCCACTGCGACGTGGTGGTGCGCGGCGGCCGGGCCTACCTGTTCTATTTTACCCACCCCGGCCGCACCCAGGGCACACCGTCGGCCGCCAGCAGCATTGCCGCCAAACGCAGCCTGATTCAGGTGGTGGAGCTGCATTACGCCGACGGCAAACTCACCTGCAACCGCGACGAGCCCACCTTTGTGGACCTAGACGCGGGCAGCAAGCGGAACCGGAAGAAGTGA
- a CDS encoding rhamnogalacturonan acetylesterase has translation MTPTLFPTALLAAGLLAHGAAAQPATSAQPQPTTFKFDFGSGAAAPGYTAVGAAAYSPTLGYGFDFGTTVTAVDRGGKDALRADFVTSQQPFYFSVNLPEGNYTVTVTLGDAKGASSTMLKAESRRLLLETTTTRPGQFVTQTFTLNVKSPRINAAESVSLKPRELDKLDWDDKLTLEFNGPSPCLAALEIVPAPRATTVFLAGNSTVVNQDDEPWAAWGQMLPRFLGPGAAVANHAESGLTLGSFLSSKRLQKVLSVLRPGDYLFIEFGHNDQKDKGSTDGAWKSYTERLRLFVRETKQQGGIPVILTSTSRRTFSPTGKIENSLGDFPAAARQVAQQEQVALIDLTAMTTILYEAMGPEASIKAFVHYPAGSYPGQVQPLADNTHFNPYGAYEIARCVVEGIKANQLGLAKYLRDTPAFNPARPDPLTAWQWFDSPRSAVAKPDGN, from the coding sequence ATGACGCCCACCCTTTTCCCCACCGCTTTGCTGGCCGCCGGCCTACTTGCCCACGGCGCTGCGGCCCAGCCGGCTACCTCCGCCCAGCCCCAGCCGACGACGTTTAAATTCGACTTTGGCAGCGGCGCTGCGGCCCCGGGCTACACTGCTGTGGGCGCAGCGGCTTACTCACCCACGCTGGGCTACGGCTTCGACTTTGGCACGACCGTGACGGCCGTGGACCGGGGCGGCAAGGACGCACTGCGCGCCGACTTCGTGACCAGCCAGCAGCCGTTTTACTTTTCCGTGAACCTACCCGAGGGCAACTACACCGTCACCGTGACGCTGGGCGACGCCAAGGGCGCTTCCAGTACCATGCTCAAGGCCGAGTCCAGAAGGCTGCTGCTGGAAACGACGACCACCCGGCCCGGACAGTTCGTTACCCAGACCTTCACGCTCAACGTGAAAAGTCCGCGCATCAACGCCGCCGAATCAGTCAGCCTCAAGCCCCGGGAGCTGGATAAGCTCGATTGGGACGACAAGCTGACGCTGGAATTCAACGGCCCGAGTCCCTGCCTGGCGGCCCTGGAAATCGTGCCGGCTCCGCGGGCTACCACCGTGTTTCTGGCCGGTAATTCCACCGTCGTGAATCAGGATGATGAGCCCTGGGCGGCCTGGGGGCAGATGCTGCCGCGGTTTCTGGGGCCTGGGGCGGCCGTGGCCAACCACGCCGAGTCGGGTCTGACGCTGGGCTCGTTTCTGAGCTCGAAACGCCTGCAGAAGGTGCTGAGCGTGCTACGGCCCGGCGACTACCTTTTCATCGAGTTTGGGCACAACGACCAGAAAGACAAGGGCTCAACCGACGGGGCCTGGAAATCCTACACTGAGCGGCTGCGCCTGTTTGTGCGCGAAACCAAGCAGCAAGGCGGCATCCCGGTGATTCTGACTTCCACCAGCCGCCGCACCTTTAGCCCCACTGGCAAGATTGAAAACAGCCTGGGCGACTTTCCCGCCGCCGCCCGCCAAGTGGCCCAGCAGGAGCAGGTAGCTTTGATTGACCTCACCGCCATGACCACCATACTTTATGAAGCTATGGGCCCGGAAGCGTCGATTAAGGCCTTCGTGCACTACCCGGCCGGTAGCTACCCCGGCCAAGTGCAGCCCCTGGCCGACAACACCCACTTCAACCCCTACGGGGCCTACGAAATTGCCCGCTGCGTGGTGGAAGGCATCAAGGCCAACCAGCTGGGCCTGGCTAAGTACCTGCGCGACACGCCCGCCTTCAATCCCGCCCGACCCGACCCGCTCACCGCCTGGCAGTGGTTTGACAGCCCCCGCAGCGCCGTCGCCAAGCCCGACGGGAATTAG
- a CDS encoding rhamnogalacturonan lyase family protein, whose protein sequence is MKTTLPPGRKVWLLCLTWLMLTLPAQAQKFLEKLNRGVVAVRTSSSQVYVGWRLFGNDPAGISFNVYRGSTKANSVPITNSTNFVDNTSTDATYSVRAVLNGVEQAGSATTPTRAQQFLKIPLQLPAGGTTPAGEAYTYSANDCSVADLDGDGDYEIVVKWDPSNAKDNSQSGYTGNVYLDAYKLSGTRLWRIDLGRNIRAGAHYTQLMVYDLDSDGKAEVAVKTADGTVDGRGAVIGSTTADYRNSSGYILSGPEFLTVFNGQTGAAMATTNYLPARGTVSSWGDNYGNRVDRFVSAIAYLDGQRPSLVMGRGYYTRLVRVAWDWRGGQLTQRWTFDSNTSGNSAYAGQGNHQLTVGDVDGDGKDEVCNGASTIDDNGRGLFSSGAGHGDALHMGDLSPDRPGQEVWQCQEEPAKYAGKGLQLRDARTGQLIFGVPTTGDVGRAMAADIDPRYKGAELWGSTGGVYSCTGQQLSTSRPSINFGLWWDGDLQRELLDGDKIDKWNPATSSVTRLASIYAEPFNMAYNNTTKRNPGVSADILGDWREEVISRSLDNQSLIVLTTTIPTTYRLPTLMHDAQYRTQIALQNSAYNQPPHPSYYLGGDMAPPPTPSITLVGGSTTRLGSSATNVAPANADAATQPENLALRWNGSASRYNVFVGASAQELELVATTTETSLLLAAQAELKQYYWRVDALYDGDEVQDGETVVGEVWSFTTVDNVPPVALAQDITVTLDATGQARISGPDVDNGSSDAYGIASRAVSPAVFTCANLGTNPVILTVTDKNGNSASAAATVTVLGSLPTAAIAMAPANAVYTGGVPTTLYLGYGPQSATLTASGGLRYHWSPAAGLSDASVAAPVFTAAAPGSYVYTVTVTNEYGCTATASVTLKVVDARCGNKNDKVLICHNGKLLCVDSNAVAAHLTNHQDQLATCATDPATEARTAASGFAAFEAYPNPFAERTTISFRSPQSTTARVQVLNALGQVVATLYDEPATAGQLYQLTLDSKTLPAGFYTCRLLLGSQIQTQKLIIEK, encoded by the coding sequence ATGAAAACAACCTTACCTCCCGGCCGCAAGGTCTGGCTGCTGTGCCTCACGTGGCTCATGCTCACGCTGCCCGCCCAGGCCCAGAAGTTTCTCGAAAAGCTCAACCGCGGCGTAGTGGCCGTGCGCACCAGCTCCAGCCAGGTGTACGTGGGCTGGCGCCTGTTCGGCAACGACCCGGCCGGCATCAGCTTCAACGTGTACCGCGGCAGCACCAAGGCCAACTCGGTACCGATTACCAACTCCACCAACTTCGTCGATAATACCTCTACCGACGCCACTTACAGCGTGCGGGCGGTACTCAATGGGGTAGAGCAGGCCGGCTCGGCTACCACGCCCACCCGGGCCCAGCAGTTTCTAAAGATTCCGCTCCAGCTTCCGGCCGGCGGGACCACGCCCGCGGGTGAGGCCTACACCTACTCGGCCAACGACTGCTCCGTGGCCGACCTCGACGGCGACGGCGACTATGAAATCGTCGTGAAATGGGACCCTAGCAACGCCAAGGACAACTCCCAGAGCGGTTACACCGGCAACGTGTACCTCGACGCCTACAAGCTCAGCGGCACCCGGCTGTGGCGCATTGATTTGGGCCGCAACATCCGCGCCGGAGCCCATTATACCCAGCTGATGGTGTATGATCTGGACAGTGACGGCAAGGCCGAAGTAGCAGTGAAAACCGCCGACGGCACCGTGGATGGGCGCGGCGCCGTTATCGGCAGCACCACGGCCGACTACCGCAACTCCTCGGGCTACATCCTCTCGGGTCCCGAGTTCCTGACCGTGTTCAACGGCCAAACCGGCGCAGCCATGGCCACCACCAACTACCTGCCCGCCCGCGGCACGGTCAGCAGCTGGGGCGACAACTACGGCAACCGCGTCGACCGGTTCGTGTCGGCCATTGCCTACCTCGACGGGCAGCGGCCCAGCCTGGTGATGGGCCGGGGCTACTACACCCGCCTGGTGCGCGTGGCCTGGGACTGGCGCGGCGGCCAGCTCACCCAGCGCTGGACGTTTGATAGCAACACCTCCGGCAACTCGGCCTATGCCGGGCAGGGCAACCACCAGCTCACCGTGGGCGACGTGGACGGCGACGGCAAGGACGAGGTCTGCAACGGGGCCAGCACCATCGACGACAACGGCCGGGGCCTGTTCAGCAGCGGGGCTGGCCACGGCGACGCCCTGCACATGGGCGACCTGAGCCCCGACCGGCCCGGGCAGGAAGTGTGGCAGTGCCAGGAAGAGCCGGCCAAATACGCCGGCAAAGGCCTGCAGCTGCGCGATGCCCGCACCGGTCAGCTCATCTTCGGCGTGCCTACCACCGGCGACGTCGGCCGGGCCATGGCCGCCGACATTGACCCGCGCTATAAAGGCGCCGAGCTGTGGGGCTCTACCGGCGGCGTCTATAGCTGCACCGGCCAGCAACTCAGCACTTCCCGGCCCAGCATCAACTTCGGGCTGTGGTGGGACGGCGACCTGCAGCGCGAACTGCTCGACGGCGACAAAATCGATAAGTGGAACCCGGCTACCAGTTCAGTTACCCGCCTTGCCTCGATTTATGCCGAGCCCTTTAACATGGCTTATAACAACACAACCAAGCGCAACCCCGGCGTCTCGGCCGACATCCTCGGCGACTGGCGGGAGGAAGTCATCAGCCGCAGCCTCGACAACCAAAGCCTGATTGTTCTGACCACTACCATTCCGACCACCTACCGCCTGCCCACGCTGATGCACGATGCGCAGTACCGCACGCAGATAGCTTTGCAGAACTCGGCCTACAACCAGCCCCCGCACCCCAGCTACTACCTCGGCGGCGACATGGCTCCGCCGCCCACGCCCAGCATTACCCTGGTTGGGGGCAGCACGACGCGCTTGGGCAGCAGCGCTACCAACGTGGCTCCGGCTAATGCCGATGCCGCTACCCAGCCCGAAAACCTGGCCCTGCGCTGGAACGGCTCGGCGAGCCGCTACAACGTCTTTGTGGGCGCGTCGGCGCAGGAGCTGGAATTGGTAGCCACCACCACCGAAACCAGCCTGCTGCTGGCCGCCCAGGCCGAGCTGAAGCAATACTACTGGCGCGTGGATGCCCTCTACGACGGGGATGAAGTGCAGGACGGGGAAACCGTGGTCGGGGAAGTCTGGTCGTTTACGACCGTGGATAACGTGCCGCCAGTGGCTCTGGCCCAGGATATTACCGTAACTCTCGACGCCACCGGCCAGGCCCGCATCAGCGGCCCCGACGTCGACAACGGCTCTTCCGACGCCTACGGTATTGCCTCCCGGGCAGTAAGCCCGGCCGTGTTTACCTGCGCCAATCTGGGCACTAACCCCGTAATCCTAACCGTAACCGACAAAAACGGCAACTCTGCATCGGCAGCTGCTACCGTTACGGTGCTTGGTAGCTTGCCCACGGCGGCCATTGCCATGGCGCCCGCCAATGCCGTGTACACTGGTGGAGTGCCCACGACGCTCTACCTGGGCTACGGGCCGCAAAGTGCAACGCTGACGGCTTCGGGTGGCCTGCGCTACCATTGGAGCCCCGCTGCCGGCCTGAGCGACGCCTCGGTGGCCGCCCCGGTATTTACCGCCGCCGCGCCCGGCTCGTACGTTTACACCGTGACGGTAACCAACGAGTACGGCTGCACGGCCACGGCCTCGGTTACGCTGAAAGTGGTGGATGCCCGCTGCGGCAACAAAAACGACAAGGTGCTCATCTGCCACAACGGAAAGCTGCTCTGCGTCGATAGCAACGCCGTGGCCGCCCACCTGACCAACCACCAGGACCAACTGGCTACCTGCGCCACCGACCCCGCCACCGAAGCCCGTACCGCTGCCTCGGGCTTTGCTGCTTTCGAGGCCTACCCCAATCCCTTTGCTGAGCGTACTACCATCAGCTTCCGCAGCCCGCAATCCACTACCGCCCGCGTGCAGGTCCTCAACGCCCTGGGCCAGGTGGTAGCCACGCTCTACGACGAGCCCGCCACGGCCGGCCAGCTCTACCAACTCACCCTCGACAGCAAAACTCTACCCGCCGGCTTCTACACCTGCCGCCTATTGCTGGGCAGCCAAATCCAGACCCAGAAGCTGATAATCGAGAAATAG
- a CDS encoding T9SS type B sorting domain-containing protein has translation MNSFRLFVFLLLLGLASLSPARAQCLNPLPGNCDQPFEAFDVQTNLPVQSFCVGRPVRIVITCPGRAGVDRNALYYQFVPGARTSAPCTGYTSRTATFTPTQAGPVTVAENAQAGAGTGTIFLRVYEVFATNKPTFQVEACAPGFVRVNVTDQAYDAYTIRIDDGPVQPVSKGAGPQVYAVANTTGKIVVTGFYAVGGLCVGADSTTYSTLPVAPTPVIRRLTLAGSTLQFQLDALPTGYRYELQQADAGSPGGYRTLPQAVFTGTGATLSAAAGPECYRVAIRDVCATVALPVSPPVCSLFLTASSTNGQNTLTFPGTGATYQLRRNGQTLATLPAGTTAYTDAAVTCGVQYCYQLEAVSGPAAARTTIVSNEACVTTTPSPVLPVPQLVASFTPANQVELTATVPGLPTGGRVRYLRSAASGAPTEIGLTARRSLRDSTQRFNSEAGACYQAQFVDDCGNSSALSPAFCPVLLIAKAADLEGNSVQLSWTELRGPDPTVQYSVQLVDAKGAVLSQPAANATGQSYLDQAPPTDRQVLRYRIAATSPGLSQPSYSNIAVVAREMKAVLPTAFTPNDDGLNDVLEVKGRFLSTFTFTVVDRNGQQVFRGTDRTQVWNGRVGNEQPVPGAYVWRFEATDETGKRVVQHGTITLLR, from the coding sequence GTGAACTCCTTTCGCCTTTTCGTATTTCTGCTGCTGCTGGGGCTGGCCAGCCTGAGCCCCGCCCGGGCCCAGTGCCTGAACCCACTGCCCGGCAACTGTGACCAGCCTTTCGAAGCCTTCGACGTGCAAACCAACCTGCCGGTGCAAAGCTTCTGCGTGGGCCGCCCGGTGCGCATCGTTATTACGTGCCCGGGCCGCGCCGGCGTCGACCGGAACGCGCTGTACTACCAGTTTGTGCCCGGCGCCCGGACCTCGGCGCCCTGCACGGGCTATACCAGCCGCACGGCCACCTTCACACCCACCCAGGCCGGCCCGGTCACGGTGGCCGAAAATGCCCAGGCCGGGGCGGGCACCGGTACTATTTTTCTGCGGGTATACGAGGTATTTGCCACCAACAAGCCCACGTTCCAGGTGGAAGCCTGCGCCCCGGGCTTCGTGCGCGTCAACGTAACCGACCAGGCCTACGATGCCTATACCATCCGCATTGATGACGGGCCGGTGCAGCCCGTGAGCAAGGGCGCGGGTCCGCAGGTGTACGCCGTGGCCAACACGACGGGCAAAATCGTGGTGACGGGCTTCTACGCCGTGGGCGGCCTGTGCGTGGGGGCCGACAGCACTACCTACTCGACTCTGCCGGTGGCGCCCACGCCGGTTATTCGCCGCCTGACCCTGGCCGGCAGCACCCTACAGTTTCAGCTCGATGCCCTGCCCACCGGCTACCGCTACGAGCTACAGCAGGCCGATGCCGGCAGCCCTGGCGGCTACCGCACTCTGCCGCAGGCTGTTTTCACGGGCACTGGAGCCACGCTGAGCGCAGCTGCGGGCCCGGAGTGCTACCGCGTCGCCATTCGGGATGTGTGCGCCACGGTGGCCCTGCCGGTTTCGCCGCCGGTGTGTTCCCTGTTTCTGACGGCCAGCTCTACCAATGGGCAAAATACCCTGACCTTTCCCGGCACAGGCGCCACGTATCAGCTCCGGCGCAACGGCCAAACCCTGGCCACACTGCCGGCCGGCACCACTGCCTACACCGACGCGGCCGTAACCTGCGGGGTACAATATTGCTACCAACTGGAGGCCGTAAGTGGACCCGCTGCAGCCCGCACGACCATCGTTTCTAATGAGGCCTGCGTCACGACGACGCCCAGCCCGGTGCTGCCCGTACCGCAGCTAGTAGCCAGCTTTACGCCCGCCAATCAGGTGGAGCTGACGGCTACCGTGCCGGGCTTGCCCACCGGCGGCCGGGTGCGCTACCTGCGCAGCGCCGCTTCGGGTGCCCCTACCGAAATCGGTCTGACGGCCCGCCGCAGCCTGCGCGACTCTACCCAGCGCTTCAACTCCGAGGCCGGAGCCTGCTACCAGGCTCAGTTTGTGGACGACTGCGGCAACAGCTCGGCGCTGAGTCCGGCCTTTTGCCCGGTGCTGCTCATCGCCAAAGCCGCCGACCTGGAAGGCAACTCAGTGCAGCTAAGCTGGACCGAGTTGCGCGGCCCCGACCCTACGGTGCAGTACTCTGTGCAATTAGTAGATGCCAAAGGAGCCGTGCTCAGCCAGCCCGCGGCCAATGCTACCGGCCAGTCGTACCTAGACCAGGCCCCACCCACCGACCGGCAAGTGCTGCGTTACCGCATTGCCGCCACCAGCCCCGGTCTGAGCCAGCCCAGCTACTCGAATATTGCCGTGGTAGCCCGCGAAATGAAAGCTGTGCTGCCCACGGCCTTTACGCCCAACGACGACGGGCTCAACGACGTGCTGGAGGTAAAAGGCCGGTTCCTGTCTACGTTTACCTTCACCGTGGTAGACCGCAACGGCCAGCAGGTTTTCCGCGGCACCGACCGAACCCAGGTCTGGAACGGGCGGGTGGGCAATGAGCAGCCCGTACCCGGTGCCTACGTCTGGCGCTTCGAAGCCACCGACGAGACTGGCAAACGAGTAGTGCAGCACGGCACGATTACGCTGCTGCGCTAG
- the hutH gene encoding histidine ammonia-lyase: protein MPADVFYLDPSTHLDLATLRQLLATQQTVKLSPAATQRIEACYQYLHQRLAASDAPVYGINTGFGALCDTGIAPEERQQLQVNLMMSHACGTGEEVPAELVRLMLLLKAQSLSYGHSGVQLATVQRLLDFYNRGILPVVYQQGSLGASGDLAPLAHLCLPLLGLGEVNYEGYRLQAADAMHLFSWQPITLEAKEGLALLNGTQFMLAYGVHCQLRAERLAQAADVVGALSLEAFDGRSEPFDHRLHQIRPHAGQLKVAERIRSFLQGSELQQQEKVAVQDPYSFRCQPQVHGASRDALAYVAQVLETECNAVTDNPNIFPADDLILSGGNFHGQPLALALDFLAIAVAELGSISERRTYQLIGGQRGLPPFLVAEPGLNSGFMIPQYTAAGIVSQNKQLCTPASVDSIVSSNGQEDHVSMGANAATKARRVLDNVEQILGIELMNACQALAFRRPARTSAVLEQVVEAFREKVKFVSRDRVLYPDLHAAAAFVRGYEWP, encoded by the coding sequence ATGCCTGCCGACGTTTTTTACCTCGACCCCAGTACCCACCTCGATTTAGCCACGCTGCGCCAGCTTTTGGCAACTCAGCAAACCGTAAAGCTTAGCCCGGCCGCCACCCAGCGCATTGAAGCTTGCTACCAGTACCTGCACCAGCGCCTGGCCGCCTCCGACGCGCCCGTGTACGGCATCAATACCGGCTTCGGGGCCCTCTGCGACACCGGCATTGCCCCCGAGGAGCGGCAGCAGCTGCAAGTCAACCTGATGATGTCGCACGCCTGCGGCACGGGCGAGGAAGTGCCGGCCGAGCTAGTGCGCCTGATGCTGCTGCTCAAGGCCCAGAGCCTGAGCTACGGCCACAGCGGCGTGCAGCTGGCCACCGTGCAGCGCCTGCTCGACTTCTACAACCGTGGCATTCTGCCCGTAGTCTATCAGCAGGGCTCCTTGGGTGCCAGCGGGGATTTGGCCCCGTTGGCCCACCTATGCCTGCCTTTGCTGGGCCTGGGCGAAGTGAATTACGAAGGCTACCGCTTGCAGGCCGCCGATGCCATGCACCTCTTTAGCTGGCAGCCGATTACGCTGGAAGCCAAGGAAGGTCTGGCCCTGCTCAACGGGACCCAGTTTATGCTGGCCTACGGCGTGCACTGCCAGCTGCGGGCCGAGCGTCTGGCCCAGGCCGCCGACGTAGTGGGGGCCTTGTCGTTGGAAGCTTTCGACGGCCGCAGTGAGCCCTTCGACCACCGCCTGCACCAGATCCGGCCCCACGCCGGGCAGCTGAAAGTGGCCGAGCGGATCCGCAGCTTCTTGCAGGGCAGTGAGCTCCAGCAGCAGGAGAAAGTGGCCGTACAGGACCCCTACTCCTTCCGCTGCCAGCCCCAGGTGCACGGTGCCTCCCGCGACGCGCTAGCCTACGTGGCCCAGGTGCTCGAAACCGAGTGCAACGCTGTAACCGACAACCCCAACATTTTCCCCGCCGACGACCTGATCCTCTCGGGCGGCAACTTTCACGGGCAACCCCTGGCCCTGGCCCTCGATTTCCTGGCCATAGCCGTGGCCGAGCTGGGCAGCATTTCGGAGCGCCGCACCTACCAGCTGATCGGTGGGCAGCGTGGCCTGCCGCCCTTTTTGGTAGCGGAGCCGGGCCTGAATTCGGGCTTCATGATTCCGCAGTACACCGCCGCCGGCATCGTGAGCCAGAACAAGCAGCTTTGCACCCCAGCCTCGGTCGACAGTATCGTGAGCAGCAACGGGCAGGAAGACCACGTGAGCATGGGTGCCAACGCCGCCACCAAGGCCCGCCGGGTACTCGACAACGTGGAGCAGATTCTGGGTATTGAGCTCATGAATGCCTGCCAGGCCCTGGCTTTCCGCCGGCCGGCCCGCACCTCGGCGGTACTGGAGCAAGTGGTGGAAGCCTTCCGCGAAAAGGTAAAATTCGTGAGCCGGGACCGGGTGCTTTACCCTGATCTGCACGCCGCCGCCGCCTTCGTGCGGGGCTACGAGTGGCCGTAG